From Syntrophorhabdaceae bacterium, a single genomic window includes:
- a CDS encoding class I SAM-dependent methyltransferase — protein MLNKKQYEDSSRFDARVYLNAKFKTNPHSWSRWIFDQLPQRQGMKILELGCGTGLVWLANRDRIPASWDISLSDYSEGMLEKTQHNLSRLTRNFSYHVVHAEHIGFEDDRFDVVMANLMLYHVENRARALLEIRRIMKKDGLFATTTYGDDNMLELNVIFHRFLEGMGKSPVRRKNPFSLENGREQLSHVFGNIELRRYENALEVNEIDPIVNYFLSLNDMFDDTVMLGENDAEAFREYLKKIFNERKSIRVTKDTGMFLCTP, from the coding sequence ATGCTCAACAAGAAACAATACGAAGATTCCTCACGATTCGATGCCCGCGTCTATCTCAACGCGAAGTTCAAGACGAACCCGCACTCCTGGTCCAGATGGATATTCGATCAGTTGCCGCAAAGACAAGGCATGAAGATCCTCGAACTCGGCTGCGGAACCGGTCTTGTCTGGCTCGCAAACAGGGACAGGATTCCTGCAAGCTGGGACATTTCGCTTTCCGACTATTCCGAAGGCATGCTTGAAAAGACACAACACAATTTATCGAGGCTCACCCGCAATTTCTCCTATCATGTGGTCCACGCGGAACATATCGGTTTTGAAGATGATCGCTTTGATGTGGTCATGGCCAATCTGATGCTCTACCATGTGGAAAACAGAGCCAGGGCTCTGTTGGAAATCAGGCGGATAATGAAGAAGGACGGCCTCTTCGCGACGACAACATACGGCGATGACAACATGCTTGAACTCAATGTCATCTTTCATCGGTTTCTCGAGGGTATGGGCAAATCGCCGGTAAGAAGAAAGAACCCTTTTTCGCTTGAAAATGGACGTGAGCAGCTAAGTCACGTATTCGGCAATATTGAGCTCAGAAGATATGAGAACGCCCTGGAGGTCAATGAGATCGATCCGATCGTCAATTATTTTCTGTCTCTCAATGATATGTTCGACGATACGGTCATGCTCGGGGAAAATGATGCAGAGGCCTTCAGGGAATATTTGAAGAAGATATTCAACGAGCGAAAAAGTATTCGTGTAACCAAAGACACCGGTATGTTTCTC
- a CDS encoding MBL fold metallo-hydrolase, whose protein sequence is MAGPDMTDPRDSAVYLIDLGEPVLIDCGSGFAFEKILKNIERLGFDPALIKNIVLTHCHVDHMGGAHLFKSHLGSRLIMHELDAVIAEQADQRLTAAFCFNIDFKPLHVDTKLKGDEGFLIFGLNRLAWLLTPGHTPGSISLYADIDRKRILFAQDIGAALLKEFDCDPVSWLRSVRKLEALDADILCDGHSGAYGPRRTVKRYLELCVKSQAEQGYIELT, encoded by the coding sequence GTGGCCGGTCCCGATATGACCGATCCACGCGACAGCGCTGTTTATCTTATCGATCTCGGCGAGCCCGTGCTCATCGACTGCGGCTCGGGGTTCGCCTTCGAGAAGATCTTGAAAAATATAGAACGGTTAGGGTTTGATCCGGCGCTTATCAAGAACATCGTTCTTACGCACTGTCACGTGGACCACATGGGCGGCGCGCATCTGTTCAAATCTCATCTCGGGTCGCGACTTATCATGCACGAATTGGATGCCGTAATCGCCGAACAAGCGGACCAACGGCTCACCGCTGCCTTCTGTTTCAACATCGATTTTAAGCCCCTTCACGTGGACACGAAACTCAAGGGAGATGAGGGGTTTCTTATTTTCGGTTTAAATAGGCTCGCCTGGCTTTTGACCCCGGGCCACACGCCGGGTTCAATCTCCCTGTACGCTGACATCGACCGCAAGAGAATTCTTTTCGCCCAGGATATCGGTGCGGCCCTCCTCAAAGAGTTCGACTGTGACCCCGTAAGCTGGCTGCGCTCTGTCCGGAAACTTGAGGCCCTTGATGCCGACATCCTCTGTGACGGTCACTCGGGGGCATACGGGCCCAGAAGGACCGTCAAAAGATATCTCGAGCTCTGCGTGAAATCCCAGGCGGAACAGGGCTATATAGAGCTCACGTAG
- a CDS encoding response regulator → MAGKHASALTLSNQERGLSNGSYEGAKSVVRSAVYDNRMLWEAKAKFLLFSLSVIGILLLAILGWTWSLRRQVKIRTAELRKSEERYRLLVENASEGVMVVIREKIVFINQRALNILDSSEEELKARLLTDIVHAEDQNMVLDFYQNTLNREDVVLQYPFRIVNSKGEAKWILNNSVKIEWEEATGVLNIFTDITESKKLEQQFLQAQKMEAVGQLAGGVAHDFNNILTAIMGYANLLKMRLGKEESLRKYIDNILTSAERAANLTKSLLAFSRKEAVDPKPTDLNETIVSVEKLLSKLIGEDIDFVVKLHGDGLIVMADSNQIIQIFMNLATNARDAMPKGGRLTVSTDIMDMDDAFIQAHAFGRKGLYALISFEDTGMGMDERTIERIFEPFFTTKDVGKGTGLGLATVYGIVKQQNGYINVQSALNQGSTFRIYLPIVFSDLEEVKPARAIHVVGGSETILIGEDEEDIRKFIREILESYGYKVIEAADGEEVVERFIEHEERIDLLILDIIMPKKNGMDAYEEIRNRDGNLKVMFMSGYASDFIEKKGISEKDIRLLYKPVEVDTLLTEIRNVLDEK, encoded by the coding sequence ATGGCCGGCAAGCATGCAAGCGCATTGACTCTCTCTAATCAAGAACGGGGCCTTTCCAACGGGTCCTACGAAGGCGCAAAAAGCGTAGTTCGCAGCGCAGTCTATGACAATAGAATGCTCTGGGAGGCGAAAGCGAAGTTTCTTCTCTTCAGCCTCTCTGTCATCGGCATCCTTCTGCTCGCTATCCTCGGGTGGACGTGGTCGCTGAGAAGACAGGTAAAGATTCGAACCGCGGAGTTAAGAAAAAGTGAGGAGCGTTACCGCCTGCTTGTGGAAAATGCCTCTGAAGGCGTCATGGTGGTCATCCGCGAAAAGATCGTCTTTATTAATCAAAGGGCACTTAACATCTTAGACTCTTCCGAGGAAGAGCTGAAAGCCAGGCTGCTCACCGATATCGTTCATGCCGAAGACCAGAATATGGTCCTTGACTTCTACCAGAACACGCTGAACAGGGAAGATGTGGTGCTTCAATACCCTTTCAGGATCGTTAACAGTAAGGGTGAGGCAAAATGGATTCTCAATAATTCTGTAAAGATTGAATGGGAGGAGGCAACGGGGGTCCTCAACATCTTTACGGATATTACGGAAAGCAAGAAACTTGAGCAACAGTTCCTCCAGGCGCAGAAGATGGAGGCGGTCGGCCAGCTCGCGGGAGGAGTGGCGCACGATTTCAATAACATCCTCACCGCGATCATGGGCTATGCGAACCTTTTGAAGATGCGGCTCGGAAAAGAGGAATCTCTCAGAAAATATATCGACAACATCCTAACATCGGCGGAGCGGGCGGCAAACCTTACCAAAAGCCTGCTTGCCTTCAGCAGGAAAGAGGCCGTGGATCCCAAACCCACGGACCTCAACGAAACCATCGTGAGCGTGGAAAAGCTCCTATCAAAATTGATCGGTGAGGACATCGACTTTGTGGTGAAATTACACGGCGACGGTTTGATTGTCATGGCCGACAGCAATCAAATCATCCAGATTTTCATGAACCTGGCCACGAATGCCCGCGATGCCATGCCCAAAGGGGGAAGACTCACCGTTTCCACGGACATCATGGACATGGACGATGCATTCATACAGGCTCACGCATTCGGTAGGAAGGGCCTGTACGCCCTTATCTCGTTCGAAGATACTGGCATGGGGATGGATGAAAGGACCATAGAGAGGATTTTCGAGCCGTTCTTTACCACAAAAGACGTGGGAAAAGGCACGGGGCTGGGACTGGCCACGGTTTACGGCATTGTGAAGCAACAGAACGGTTACATCAACGTGCAAAGCGCGCTCAATCAGGGCTCAACCTTCAGAATCTATCTTCCCATCGTTTTCTCCGATCTCGAGGAGGTCAAGCCTGCCAGGGCCATTCATGTGGTGGGAGGTAGCGAAACCATCCTCATAGGGGAGGACGAAGAGGATATCAGGAAGTTTATCAGAGAGATCCTGGAAAGCTACGGATATAAGGTAATCGAGGCCGCAGACGGCGAGGAAGTGGTAGAACGGTTCATAGAGCATGAGGAGAGGATCGACTTACTCATCCTCGACATTATCATGCCGAAAAAGAACGGCATGGATGCCTACGAAGAAATCAGAAACAGGGACGGTAACCTGAAAGTCATGTTTATGAGCGGCTATGCCTCTGATTTTATTGAAAAAAAGGGTATATCAGAGAAAGACATCCGTCTCTTATATAAACCCGTGGAGGTCGACACCCTGCTTACCGAGATACGCAATGTTCTTGACGAGAAGTAG
- the fdhD gene encoding formate dehydrogenase accessory sulfurtransferase FdhD, which translates to MRKNRMEVPVVGLIEGIRSETEDLLVVEEPMEIFLNGSPYYLTMRMPGEEMPLALGYCFTEGTIDSIDDVALVNYCQEEKGNRVEITLDEARMATRGPTIKQKRLTTYSSCGICGKDMIEDIHVALKKREKTVTIDTDSMELLRKTVEDHQEVSRLTGATHAAALFNRHLKLLSFSEDVGRHNALDKAIGNLVFVKKVQEAAIVFLTSRLSYEMVQKAARLGAEILIGMSSATLLAAELAQSIDLTLVKFSGRGRFKIYSAPDRIIM; encoded by the coding sequence ATGCGAAAGAACAGAATGGAAGTTCCAGTAGTCGGCTTAATAGAGGGGATAAGATCAGAGACCGAAGACCTGCTCGTGGTCGAAGAGCCCATGGAGATATTCTTAAACGGGAGCCCCTACTATCTTACCATGCGCATGCCCGGCGAGGAGATGCCCCTCGCTTTGGGTTACTGTTTTACCGAGGGTACTATAGACTCAATCGACGATGTGGCGCTCGTAAACTACTGCCAGGAGGAGAAGGGCAATCGCGTGGAGATTACACTTGATGAGGCGAGAATGGCCACCCGGGGCCCCACCATAAAACAGAAGCGTCTAACCACTTATTCGAGCTGCGGCATATGCGGCAAAGACATGATAGAGGATATCCACGTGGCGCTGAAAAAGCGTGAAAAGACCGTGACGATCGATACCGACAGTATGGAACTGCTTCGAAAAACTGTCGAAGATCATCAGGAAGTCTCTCGCTTGACGGGCGCCACACATGCCGCGGCGCTCTTCAACCGGCATTTGAAACTTCTCTCGTTTTCCGAAGACGTGGGAAGACATAACGCGCTCGACAAGGCCATAGGCAATCTCGTATTCGTGAAAAAGGTGCAAGAGGCCGCCATTGTCTTTCTCACTTCAAGGTTAAGTTATGAAATGGTCCAGAAGGCTGCCCGCCTTGGGGCCGAGATCTTGATAGGCATGTCGTCGGCCACATTGCTCGCGGCAGAGCTCGCCCAATCCATAGATTTGACGCTCGTCAAGTTCTCAGGGAGGGGGCGTTTTAAGATCTATAGCGCCCCCGATCGCATTATCATGTAA
- a CDS encoding YhjD/YihY/BrkB family envelope integrity protein, whose amino-acid sequence MITRAIAFFRTGIWEMSLKDRPAVTMYAIRCVRVVMLAIRTYMKHDCSRIATVLTYYSLLNVVPLVAVVFAMAKGFGLKKVVVKQIADMADKAHWQANVTDQIIGFADSVLNQAKGGIIAGVGVVLLLWTVISILGKIEDSFNTIWEVKRPRTLVRKFTDYLAIMILAPVLLAISSSVTIAATGQIKVIVQSISLLGMFSSFIFLLLKLLPYFTIWFLLTALYLIMPNERIPVRSGILGAVVAGTLFQIVQWVYIKFQIGVASQGAIYGSFAALPLFLGWLQTSWMIMLFGAEIASAGENEETFGFHPDYSRLSDAQKKILLLRIFHLIVKRFAAGEKPATAREIAHNLEIPFSFVREMLADLALIGLVAEIAKGVRKDASFQPALSIEDITIKKVLDAYENRWGNTLPEARSDESKKISLSMQMISEAMAASSANVKLKDI is encoded by the coding sequence ATGATAACGAGGGCCATAGCTTTCTTCAGAACCGGCATATGGGAGATGTCGCTCAAGGACCGCCCGGCGGTCACCATGTACGCCATCCGCTGTGTCCGGGTCGTCATGCTTGCCATCCGTACCTACATGAAGCATGACTGTTCGAGGATAGCCACGGTACTCACCTATTATTCGCTGCTCAACGTGGTGCCGCTGGTTGCAGTCGTCTTTGCCATGGCCAAGGGTTTTGGCTTAAAAAAGGTTGTAGTCAAACAGATCGCTGACATGGCCGACAAGGCACACTGGCAGGCGAACGTCACGGACCAGATCATCGGCTTTGCCGATTCGGTGCTCAATCAGGCCAAAGGCGGCATCATCGCCGGGGTCGGGGTGGTATTGCTCCTGTGGACCGTAATTTCCATCCTTGGAAAGATAGAGGACTCGTTCAATACTATCTGGGAGGTAAAAAGGCCGCGGACCCTTGTGAGGAAGTTTACCGACTATCTCGCAATCATGATCCTTGCCCCCGTGCTTCTTGCCATCTCGAGCAGCGTTACCATAGCAGCGACCGGCCAGATAAAGGTTATCGTGCAGAGCATCAGCCTCTTAGGGATGTTCAGCTCGTTCATATTCCTCCTGTTGAAGCTACTTCCCTACTTCACCATCTGGTTTTTGCTTACTGCCCTGTACCTGATTATGCCGAATGAGAGGATCCCCGTGCGCTCAGGCATCCTGGGTGCTGTTGTCGCAGGCACCCTTTTTCAGATTGTCCAATGGGTCTACATCAAGTTTCAAATAGGGGTGGCGAGCCAGGGCGCTATCTACGGCAGTTTCGCTGCTCTGCCGCTCTTTCTCGGCTGGCTGCAGACAAGCTGGATGATCATGCTTTTCGGGGCCGAGATCGCAAGCGCCGGTGAAAACGAAGAGACGTTCGGTTTTCACCCCGACTATTCCCGGTTAAGCGACGCGCAAAAGAAGATTCTCCTGCTCCGAATCTTCCACCTCATCGTCAAGAGGTTTGCAGCGGGAGAGAAGCCCGCTACGGCGCGGGAAATCGCCCACAACCTCGAAATCCCGTTTTCCTTTGTGAGGGAGATGCTTGCCGATCTTGCTTTAATCGGCCTTGTGGCCGAGATAGCTAAGGGGGTGAGAAAGGACGCTTCGTTCCAGCCCGCCTTGAGCATTGAAGACATCACTATCAAAAAGGTGCTCGACGCCTACGAGAACAGGTGGGGCAATACGCTCCCCGAGGCGCGCTCCGATGAATCGAAAAAGATTTCACTCTCCATGCAGATGATCTCCGAAGCCATGGCGGCCTCATCGGCGAACGTGAAGCTAAAGGACATATGA
- a CDS encoding response regulator yields the protein MTEERDPSNGEKSPPPSETPCNLTRLRNVAEPKAKQVELYEIETLPPEEVRRILHELRVHQVELTMQNEELQKTQERLEASRARYVELYDLAPMGYCTISHEGLILEANLTLTRLLGRGRKELINKMFSRFIVKQDQDYYYRKLLYESGSPQAWELRMQRNGGDPIWVRLEGTCSRDEKNSLTCRVAVSDVTARKKVEEELTRYRANLEELVKERTAELESANSRLASEIRVREAIEEDLRKSRDELELRVKERTSELRSTTNSLETEVQERKRLETELRQAQKMEALGTLTGGIAHDFNNILAGIIGFTEMTLDDLSSDSPARRYLELVLKGSFRGRDLIKQLLSFSRKDAYEITALRLTPIIEETVKLLRASIPATISIKLKIATTSDNILANATGIQQIIMNLATNAAHAMKTDGGTLSIALSDARPVRGLDLKAGNYLELSVRDTGVGMEQAVLERIFEPFFTTKEVGQGTGMGLAVVYGIVKSLQGYISVESTPGKGTAFHILLPRANTEESYEPVASGAVPTGHETVLFVDDEEMLAELGKEMLEKLGYTVTAFTNSADALKLVLEDPSKFDLVITDLSMPGLAGLHLAKELLAARPGLPIILCTGHADDIDSESAKRAGIREFLMKPLAKRELAEAVRRTLDHKP from the coding sequence ATGACGGAAGAGCGTGATCCGTCTAACGGCGAAAAGTCCCCGCCCCCCTCGGAGACCCCTTGTAACCTCACACGTCTGAGAAACGTGGCCGAGCCAAAAGCCAAACAGGTAGAGCTCTACGAGATTGAGACCCTGCCTCCCGAAGAGGTCCGCCGGATCCTCCATGAGCTTCGGGTGCATCAAGTCGAACTCACCATGCAGAATGAGGAGCTTCAGAAGACCCAGGAGCGGCTTGAAGCATCGAGGGCCAGATACGTCGAACTCTATGACCTGGCACCCATGGGTTATTGCACCATCTCTCATGAGGGGCTCATCCTCGAGGCGAACCTGACGCTTACCCGCCTTCTCGGGAGAGGGAGAAAAGAGCTTATCAACAAGATGTTCTCCCGGTTCATCGTGAAGCAGGATCAGGACTACTACTACCGTAAACTGCTCTACGAATCCGGATCGCCCCAGGCATGGGAATTAAGAATGCAAAGAAACGGCGGCGATCCCATCTGGGTCCGCCTCGAAGGAACATGCTCGAGAGACGAGAAAAACAGCCTGACCTGCCGTGTGGCGGTAAGCGATGTGACCGCCAGAAAAAAAGTGGAGGAGGAACTTACGCGGTACCGGGCGAACCTGGAAGAACTCGTAAAAGAGCGAACCGCGGAACTCGAGTCCGCGAACTCCCGACTTGCCTCCGAAATCCGGGTGAGAGAAGCGATTGAAGAAGACCTCCGCAAGTCCAGAGACGAACTCGAACTACGCGTGAAAGAGCGCACCAGCGAGTTGCGGAGCACCACCAATTCGCTCGAGACGGAAGTCCAGGAGCGTAAGCGCCTCGAGACAGAGCTCCGTCAGGCCCAGAAGATGGAAGCGCTGGGAACGCTCACGGGCGGCATCGCCCATGACTTCAACAACATTTTGGCCGGAATTATCGGATTCACTGAGATGACGCTCGATGATCTTTCTTCCGACAGTCCCGCACGTCGCTATCTGGAGCTCGTGCTCAAGGGTAGCTTCAGGGGACGCGACCTCATCAAACAACTGCTCTCATTCAGCCGCAAAGACGCATACGAAATAACCGCTCTAAGGCTCACGCCCATTATCGAGGAGACGGTAAAGCTCCTTAGGGCCTCGATCCCCGCGACGATCTCGATCAAGCTCAAGATCGCCACAACGTCAGACAATATCCTCGCCAATGCCACGGGGATCCAGCAGATTATCATGAACCTGGCCACCAATGCGGCTCACGCCATGAAGACAGACGGGGGTACCCTCTCCATAGCCTTATCCGATGCCCGGCCTGTGCGCGGCCTCGACTTAAAGGCCGGCAACTACCTTGAACTTTCGGTAAGGGACACGGGAGTGGGCATGGAGCAGGCCGTGTTAGAGCGGATATTCGAACCCTTCTTCACGACCAAGGAGGTAGGCCAGGGCACGGGCATGGGGCTTGCCGTGGTTTACGGGATCGTAAAAAGCCTGCAAGGGTATATCTCAGTAGAAAGCACGCCCGGAAAAGGCACCGCCTTCCACATTCTTCTCCCCAGGGCGAATACAGAAGAATCCTATGAACCAGTGGCTTCAGGGGCAGTGCCCACGGGTCACGAAACTGTCCTCTTCGTGGACGACGAAGAGATGCTCGCAGAATTGGGCAAGGAGATGTTAGAGAAGCTCGGGTATACCGTCACAGCTTTCACGAACAGTGCGGATGCCCTGAAGCTCGTCCTTGAGGACCCTTCCAAATTTGACCTTGTGATCACAGATCTGAGCATGCCCGGGCTCGCTGGATTGCACCTCGCCAAAGAGCTTCTCGCCGCGCGCCCTGGCCTGCCCATCATCCTCTGCACCGGACACGCCGACGACATCGACTCTGAATCAGCGAAACGCGCCGGGATCAGAGAGTTTCTCATGAAACCACTGGCAAAACGGGAACTCGCCGAGGCAGTAAGACGGACACTTGACCACAAACCTTAA
- a CDS encoding GAF domain-containing protein: MSHLVSNLIGYDRLADDTREVLDTLIAKDVEVQTKSGFWYAMRLMPYRTLDNVIEGAVLTFVDIDALKRTQEALEENEALYRALVTASADVVYRMNPDWSEMRELHGRDFIPDTDSPSRAWLKRYILAEDQPKVLAAINEAIKTKSTFRLEHRVIRVDASPGWTSSRAVPLLDADGAIVQWVGTATDISEHKTAEEELAQDLKAMELQSEIGSAFVRREGPEILLQKIVDAAVAAAHADMGTIQLVDSASGTLQIKAHHGFEKRWIDYWQNVGKGKGVCGTAMEKGERVVVEDVVTSPIFEDPEAQKIMREAGVKAVISTPLTGSDGRAIGMFSVHYILPHKPKERELNRLDVIGRLAVDVIERIRADGYLGRGKSRA, encoded by the coding sequence GTGAGCCATCTCGTCTCCAATCTCATCGGATATGACCGTCTGGCGGATGACACCCGGGAAGTCCTCGATACCTTGATCGCGAAAGACGTGGAGGTTCAGACCAAAAGCGGGTTCTGGTATGCCATGCGCCTCATGCCTTACCGGACGCTCGACAACGTGATCGAGGGGGCGGTTCTTACCTTTGTCGATATCGACGCACTCAAAAGAACCCAGGAAGCGCTTGAGGAGAACGAAGCCCTCTACCGGGCCCTCGTCACGGCGAGCGCTGATGTGGTCTATCGCATGAACCCGGACTGGAGCGAGATGCGTGAACTCCACGGGCGCGATTTCATTCCCGATACAGACTCTCCAAGCCGTGCCTGGCTTAAGCGATACATCCTTGCCGAGGATCAGCCGAAGGTGCTCGCGGCGATCAACGAGGCGATCAAAACGAAAAGTACCTTCCGGCTGGAGCATCGCGTAATCCGCGTAGACGCGAGCCCTGGTTGGACATCCTCCCGCGCCGTGCCCCTGCTTGATGCGGACGGAGCCATTGTGCAATGGGTGGGTACCGCAACCGACATCTCCGAGCACAAGACGGCCGAGGAGGAACTCGCCCAGGATCTCAAGGCCATGGAGCTCCAGAGCGAGATAGGGTCGGCCTTCGTCCGACGGGAGGGCCCTGAGATCCTTTTGCAAAAGATCGTGGATGCGGCAGTCGCCGCTGCTCACGCGGACATGGGGACTATCCAGCTTGTCGATAGTGCATCCGGTACGCTTCAGATCAAGGCGCACCATGGCTTCGAAAAGCGGTGGATCGATTACTGGCAGAATGTCGGTAAGGGTAAAGGTGTCTGCGGGACCGCCATGGAGAAGGGGGAGCGGGTCGTGGTGGAAGACGTGGTGACCAGCCCCATCTTCGAAGATCCGGAGGCACAGAAGATCATGCGTGAGGCAGGGGTTAAGGCCGTGATCTCAACTCCGCTCACCGGATCGGACGGCCGTGCGATCGGGATGTTCTCCGTCCACTACATTCTCCCCCACAAGCCCAAAGAGCGGGAACTCAATCGCCTGGACGTGATCGGGCGACTCGCCGTGGATGTGATCGAACGCATAAGGGCCGACGGGTATCTTGGCAGGGGTAAATCCAGGGCCTAA
- a CDS encoding chemotaxis protein CheB: protein MKKNKEPDKKEPDKKEPNKDESQTASSSQAVNVGEGMSEGEGVVGKFPIVGIGASAGGLSAFEAFFSGMSADVEPGIAFVLVQHLAPDHKSILTELVRRYTRMKVVEVTDGMEVEPNCTYIIPPGRDMAFIGGALQLFEPSAPRGQRLPIDFFFRSLAQDLHERAIGIVLSGTGSDGTLGVRAIKGEGGMVMAQDPASTEYDGMPRSAIATGLVDYELAPSEMPSQLIAYVTHAFGKPPVVAGAREARTEGSLKKIFVLVRSQTGHDFSQYKPSTISRRIERRMAVHQIDSLDGYVGFLQRTPAEVDALFRDLLIGVTSFFRDPEAFRALEERVIPKIFAGRPQDSTIRVWSPGCATGEEAYSLAILLAEQQEAIKRSFKVQVFATDIDSAALTQARSGVYPASVASDITPERLARFFSIEPDGAAYRVHKAIRDMLVFSEQDLIKDPPFSKLDLISCRNLLIYMDTELQRKIVPLFHYALSPGGFLFLGTSETVSEFTDLFATLDRKLKLYQRKEDLRGVQRQALNRFLTNMGVDAAAQAARGRPVAITKMPLKELTEQALLHETVPAAALVGTHGDIYFLHGRTGQYLEPAPGDAPVTNILKMAREGLKRDLTTALHKAVTERQTIRVPNLTVRTNGDSVTLNLTVRPLQTGLIDGIDTPLFLVIFEHAQPPEHHESTASAPPHGEAIDMDARVQVLQDELRAKEEHLQTTTEELETANEELKSSNEEMQSVNEELQSTNEELETSKEELQSVNEELATVNTELQAKVSDLTRANNDMNNLLAGTGIATVFVDHALRILRFTPQATPASST from the coding sequence ATGAAAAAGAATAAAGAACCCGACAAAAAAGAACCCGACAAAAAAGAACCCAACAAAGACGAAAGCCAGACAGCCTCGAGTTCGCAGGCAGTTAATGTCGGTGAAGGTATGTCCGAAGGTGAAGGGGTCGTGGGGAAGTTCCCCATCGTGGGCATAGGCGCCTCAGCCGGCGGCCTCTCCGCCTTCGAGGCCTTCTTCTCCGGTATGTCCGCCGACGTCGAACCTGGCATTGCTTTCGTGCTCGTGCAGCATTTGGCCCCGGACCACAAGAGCATCCTTACCGAACTTGTGAGGCGGTATACGCGCATGAAGGTCGTGGAGGTCACGGATGGGATGGAGGTCGAGCCGAACTGCACCTATATCATCCCCCCGGGCAGAGATATGGCCTTCATAGGCGGAGCCCTCCAGCTGTTTGAGCCCTCAGCCCCCCGTGGCCAGCGGCTTCCCATCGACTTTTTCTTCCGCTCTCTTGCCCAGGACCTGCATGAGCGGGCCATCGGCATCGTCCTCTCAGGGACAGGCAGCGACGGCACGTTAGGTGTGCGCGCCATCAAGGGCGAGGGAGGCATGGTCATGGCCCAGGATCCCGCCAGCACGGAATATGACGGCATGCCGCGCAGCGCCATTGCCACGGGACTTGTGGACTATGAGCTCGCGCCCTCAGAGATGCCCTCCCAGCTCATCGCATACGTGACCCACGCCTTCGGCAAACCTCCTGTGGTGGCTGGCGCCCGCGAGGCGCGGACCGAAGGCTCGCTCAAGAAGATCTTTGTGCTGGTGCGTTCCCAGACGGGCCACGATTTCTCGCAGTATAAGCCGAGCACCATCAGCCGGCGCATCGAACGGCGCATGGCCGTGCACCAGATCGACAGCTTAGATGGGTACGTGGGTTTCTTGCAGCGCACACCGGCGGAGGTGGATGCCCTGTTCCGCGATCTGCTCATCGGTGTCACCAGTTTCTTCCGCGATCCCGAGGCCTTCCGCGCCCTGGAGGAGAGGGTGATCCCGAAAATCTTCGCAGGCAGACCACAAGACTCCACAATCCGCGTATGGTCGCCCGGATGCGCGACAGGTGAGGAGGCCTACTCCCTCGCAATTTTGCTCGCCGAGCAGCAGGAGGCCATCAAAAGGAGCTTCAAGGTGCAGGTCTTTGCGACCGACATCGACAGTGCCGCCCTTACCCAGGCCCGCTCCGGCGTCTACCCGGCGAGCGTGGCTTCCGACATCACGCCCGAGCGGCTCGCCCGTTTCTTCTCGATAGAGCCAGACGGCGCCGCTTACCGGGTTCATAAAGCCATACGGGACATGCTCGTCTTCTCCGAGCAGGATCTGATCAAAGATCCGCCCTTCTCCAAGCTCGACCTGATCAGTTGCCGTAACCTGCTCATTTACATGGATACGGAGCTCCAGAGGAAAATAGTCCCGCTCTTCCATTACGCCTTAAGCCCGGGAGGCTTCCTCTTCCTCGGAACCTCAGAAACCGTCTCCGAATTTACCGACCTCTTCGCTACCCTCGATCGCAAACTCAAGCTCTACCAGCGCAAAGAGGACTTACGCGGGGTCCAGCGTCAAGCGCTCAACCGGTTTCTCACCAATATGGGGGTGGATGCGGCGGCCCAGGCCGCGAGGGGCAGACCGGTCGCGATAACTAAGATGCCGCTTAAAGAACTCACCGAGCAGGCCTTACTCCACGAAACCGTCCCCGCGGCCGCCCTTGTCGGCACCCATGGGGACATCTACTTTCTGCACGGCCGCACCGGACAGTACCTGGAACCGGCCCCCGGGGACGCGCCGGTGACCAATATCCTGAAAATGGCCCGGGAGGGATTGAAGCGCGATCTGACGACGGCGCTCCACAAGGCCGTAACCGAGCGACAAACCATCCGTGTCCCGAACCTCACGGTCAGGACGAACGGCGATTCTGTTACGCTCAATCTCACGGTCAGGCCCCTCCAGACCGGTCTCATCGACGGTATTGACACACCGCTCTTCCTCGTGATCTTCGAACATGCCCAGCCTCCCGAGCATCACGAGTCCACGGCCTCCGCCCCTCCCCACGGGGAAGCCATAGACATGGATGCCCGTGTGCAGGTGCTTCAGGACGAATTGAGGGCCAAGGAAGAGCACCTCCAGACCACGACCGAGGAGCTGGAGACGGCCAACGAAGAGCTCAAGTCCTCGAACGAAGAGATGCAATCCGTAAACGAAGAGCTCCAATCCACGAACGAGGAGCTCGAGACCTCCAAAGAGGAGCTCCAGTCGGTGAACGAGGAGCTGGCGACCGTCAACACCGAGCTGCAGGCCAAAGTGAGCGACCTCACCCGTGCGAACAACGACATGAATAACCTGCTCGCCGGCACCGGCATTGCCACGGTCTTCGTGGACCACGCGCTCAGGATTCTGCGTTTTACCCCCCAGGCCACCCCCGCATCATCAACCTGA